The genomic window GATTTTTGACTTTCCTGCAAAAGCCGGGAAAAGCGACGTTTGACGACACCCTTACAGCCCTGGGCCCCCGGCCCGTGGCTGGAATGCTACATACCTGAGTTACACGGGCCAGGGGCCAATCCTACCTATTCGATTTACACGGGCCGGGGGCCCATGCTACGGGATACCCACGCTCTGGCGAGCGTAGCTACGGGTTGGCTTAGGATTCTTCGCCCAGGCTGGGGCCGCCGAAGGTGACCGAATCGTCGTCATCGTCGACGGGCGAGTGCATGGCGCGTTGCACCACTCGCCAGGACAGCAAGCAGCATTTCTGCCGGTTGGGTGTCAGTTGGGGTCCGAACAATTCCAGCATTTCGGTTGCTGAGAATTCTTTCAATTCGTCCAGCGTCATGCCCTCGATCTTTTCCATTAGCATGGACGCTGAGGCCTGACTGATCACACAGCCTTTACCTTCAAACCAGGCTTCGCGAATTTTCCCATCGTCGTCCAGGTTCAGTTCCACGCGGATCTCGTCGCCACACAGCGGGTTGTTTCCTTCTTCGGCGTGGGTCGCCGTTTCACATTGCCCACGATGGTAGGGATCTTCGTAGTGATCGAGGACGTGTTCTTCGTAGATATCTTGTTCTGAGGGCATCACAGTTATTTATCGGTGGCCAATTTACGGAAGTAGGCTTCGATTGCGTCACGATAGTGAGTGGGCAAGTCGCGGCCAATTTTTTGCAGTGCTTCTTGACGTTCAGCAGGTGGCAGTTTACCCCAACCGTCGCGGTCGCCCAGATCACGGCGATCGACGTCGCCGTTGCCTCCGCCGCCGGCGGCTTGGCTATCCTGCATGGGTTGGGACTGTCCGCCTTGAGCGTTACCGCTGCCGCCGCCAGAGCTTTGTTGTTGCTGCTGCTGTTGTTGTTGCTGTTGCTCGATCTTGTCGATCAACTTCGATAGTTTATCAATAATTGCCTGTTCTTGCTGCTGGACTTTGTCGTTGGCGCGGCCCAAATCCAGCCGCCGCTCCACGTCACTCATCATTCGCGAGATTTCATCCAACGAGTCTTCCTCCAGAGGCTTGATATCGGCCAACATCAATTTGGCCGTGCGAGCGTACCGCACCGGGCACTGTTGATCATTTTCCAGCAACAGCCGCAGGTCCGCCAGCGTCTGTTTTTTGTGTAGCAGGGAATGATTACAAGCGGCTCGGTAAAACAACAGCGTGGCCGGATCGATGAACGTGGCAACTTCCACATCGGCCAACAACGGCAAGGCCTCGTCGAACAACCGCTCGCGAACCAGACCGCGACCGATATAGGCTTCGACAACGCTTCGCAGCGGAGTGGCCAGTTTGTTCAAACGTTCGTCGGCGGCCTCGAACGGCTGCTCAGTGAGCGACTGCATGATTTCGTCGATGGCGGGGACAGCGGCGGCCGCGGCATTGACAAACGCATCCAGACGATCGGTGGCGGCATCTTCCAGACTGACCGCAAACAGTTCGATGGCCTGTTCGATCAACTGCGGCGAGGCGTTTTGTTGGGTCAGCGCATCTCGCAGGATCTCGACCGAAACATCGTCCGCGGGCGTCTGCCAGGCGGCGTCCCGCTGCAACGCATCCGACGCGGCCATGACGAACGAAAACGGCATCAGCAACGTTGCGGCAATCCATCCGATTCGATTCATCATGACACCCTTGATAAAAACGTTGACTATTGGTTCCGTTTCAGAACCAAGTCCCTAGTGATCGTGTACAGCCGATTTTGCCGTTCGGCCAGTCCCTGTATCAATTCGTTGATCTCAGCCGGGACAGCATCGCCGGAATTTTCCAGCATCGTGTCGTAGCGTTCGGTGGTTCCCTTGACGCGGGTTTGCATGGTGCGGATCAATTTCAACTCGGCCAGCACGGCCACCAGCGGTTGTTCGCCGCCCTGCTGTTGCTGTTGTTGCTGCTGCTGTTGTTGCTGTTGTTGTTTTTCCAGGTCGCGTTGAGCCTTCTGCAACGCCGCGATCATCTCTTCCAAAGCCGCCAGCACATCTTCCTGAATGCCTTGGGTGACCACGTCGATTTTGGTTTGAGCCAATCGTTCGGAAACCGTTTGCATGTCGCCGCGTATCTGCTGAACCACTTCGGGGAAGGCCACGCTGGAGCCTTCTTCACGGAGCAACAGCATGGCGCGGTCGGCCTCCATGACAATTTTCTTTTCTTCGGTGGCCAGGTTGCCGGCCCGCAAATCGGTTTGACGATCGCGGTCTTGCACGGGCATCGCGGCCAATTCGCGAGTCTTTTCCAGGACGTCGGTCTGCATCTGCGCCATCTTACGAAGACGGGCTTCGAGTCGCGCAAGTTCGCGCTGCATCTCCTCCTCACGAAGTTGCCGCAGGATTTTTTCCAGCTGGTCGATGGCTTGGCGGATTTCCTCTTCGGCTTGGCGTTGTTTTTCGGTGGCCTGCTCACGCTTGGCGTCCTTCAAGTCCTGCTGCGCCTGCTTCATCTTCTCCAACGCCTTCTCCAGCTTCTGCTGGGCACTTTGCTGCGGCGTCTGCGGTTGCTGTTGCTGCGACTGCGGCGAGCTTTCAGAAGGCTGCGATTGGCTGTCCTGCGACTGGCTTTCGGAGGATTGGCTTTCGGACGACTGGGACTGCTGCGCCAGTTGGGCGGCTTTCAGGTTCTGCTCGGCTTGCTGCCGAGCCTGTTTGGCTTGTTCGGCCGCCGCCTGAGCCTGCTCAGCCGCCTCGTCGGCTTGCTGCTGGGCATCGGCGTCGCCGTCCGCCTCGGCTTGCTGCTGTTTTTGTTTGGCGTCGGCGGCCTTCTGTTCCGCTTCGGCTTGAGCTTCCGCGGCGGCCTTGGCGGCCGCCTCCGCTTTCTCAACCGCCTCCTTCATCTCCTGGGCGGCTTCCGCATCAGCTTTTTCGGAATCGGACTTTTCGGAATCCGGTTTGTCAGCGTCGGCTTGATCCGATTCGCCGTCTTGGTCTTCGCTATCGGACGACGGGACTTCGATCGCCTGGTTGTTTTCGGCCATCTCCTGCTGCAGGGCTTCGGCTTGTTCGACGATGCCTTGCTGTTCGGATTCCAACGATTCCAGATCGGCTCCGTTTTCGGTGCGGGCCCGCGTGCCTCGTTGCCGGCGTTCCTGCCGTTTCAGATCTTTGATCCAGTTGGTGATACGATTTTTCTCATCGCGGATCCGTTGGGGACGGTCTTCGGTCAGCAACAGTTTCAACAGCGATGCCAAATTCTCTGAAGCCGATTTTTGGTCTTCGATGGCTTTCTGAAATTGCGCGACCCGCAGCGCGTCGGCGGCGGAACTCATGCGGTCATGAATAAAGGTTTCCCGCGACTGTTTGGCGGCGCGGCGGAGCAGGGCGGCACGCTCGGGATTCTCCGTCGCCTCGACTTCCGCCAGTCGCAACAGCAACTCTTCCAGCCGCTGAAAACGCTCCGAAACCTGACTCTGACGATCGACCAGCGTCACGCTGTTTTCCGCGGTCTCTGCCCCAGCGGCCGATTCTTCGGCGGCGGGTTGTTGGGCCGCGGCGTGGGAGGCAATCCCAAAGAGGTACAACGAGGCAACCAACAGCGGGGCCGCTAGCCGGATCCAGAAGGAGCTCCGCCGGGGGCACGCCGGGTGAGGCGTACGCAGGGGAGAACAGCGATGTCCAGCTATTGAGCGGCTCACAAGAAACCTCGGGGTATTCTGTGCAACGAGTGGGTTATTTAAATAGATCGCGAATCCGTTGATTTCGTTCCGTTTCAGTGTCATCGATTAGACCATCTTGCGCTTCCATCAGCGATCGCACGAGGTCCAAAATCTCATTGTAGCTTTCTAAATCCAACATTTTCTCCAGCACGGCCGTCAACTCCAATAATACCTGATCGGCTGACTGGACCGCCAATGCGGTTTGTTCACGGGCCACGGTGGGTTCATCAAGGCGGCGTTCCATGCCGGTAATCTGCTGCGAAAGGGTATCCAATGAACCGTCGACCACTTTTCGCAGCGGATCCGCCACCCCCTCGCTCAGCCGTTTGCGGCGATCGACCGAGTCGACGCGGTTGTTAACCATTTCCGCCAGCAGATCGTCGACCGAAGTGGCCAATCCGGACAATTCTTCACTGGTTTTCGATGCTTGCAGGCCCGCCTGCTGGATCCGCAGTCGCAGAATCTGCCGTTGGCGGTCCGCTGCATCGTTTTCGTCATCGTTGGCCGGGTCCGGTTCGGGAGCCGACTGCATGGCCACGCTGTCGACGTCCGCAGTCCAGCCTTCGCGGCGAAGCAGGTCGAGCGAATCGCGGAGCGAGCGGGTTTCGTCGATGGTTTGTTCCAGCCGCGCCCGCAGCGCCAATTCGCGGCGTTCCAGCAAGGCCAACAGAGCGTCGGCGGTGACAATTTCCAAGCGATAAACTTCTGAACGCGAGAGATGTTCGCCGCCCAGGTCGTACCCGTCGGCCGCTTCCCCAAACACATTGACGGCTTGTCCGGGCAGCAATTCGGTCAACCGTCCGGCCGCCGTCAGCTCTCGCAAGTCCAGCGCTGTACTGAAAGAGCCATTACGATCGATCTGCACCGGTTGGCTGGTCGGTTGCGGCACCTGCTCGATCACCGGCACCACCGAGACTTCGGCAGCCGTGACGCCGTAGTCGTCCAGGATCGTACCCTCGATGGGAATCCGCGCCGCGGCGGTGACCGCCAGGTCGATGCCCTGCAGACGCATCTCGATCTCTGGCGGCGTATCGCTAACCACGCCAAAGAAGTAGCGGAACGGAGCCTGCGCGGAAATCTGCTCGCGGTCGATCGGCACGATCACCACACTGATCGGTTGGCGGACGTCCGCGATCGTAAACCGAAACGTCTTGCCATCGGCTTCCAACTCATAGTCGCTGACCGGTACAACCGTCTCTCCACTGGTCACCAGCACGTCCAGATTATCGGCCAACGGCTTACTGGCGGTTCCCACCAACTGCACCCGAGACCCTTCACGGAGCCGCAAGCCGGGTTGGTAGTCGGTGGTCATGTCGGGCAGTTTGCTGCCCGGATCGGTGCGCAGGTAGCCGGGATAATAGGTGATCACCTTCAAGCGGCTGATCGACGGCGGTGGCACGGTTTCGATTCGAAAGTCGTCTAGTCGAGCGTCCAAGCCGCGGATCGAAAAACTCAGGTCGCCCGCCAAGCCACTCAGCGGCGGCCCATCGAGCACAAAGTCCTGAAAGCCATCCACCACGCGGCCCACCCGTCGCATATTGGCCTGCCCACGGGTGCCGTCTTCGGTCTTGTAGTACAGCGTGCAGACGTCCGGCACGACCGCATCATCGGCGGCGGCTCGGATTCGCAGCGTGGCATTGGCGCCTTTGGCCAAGCGAGCCACTCCGTCGTGAAATTCCACCTTCTGTACCGGCCCGGTATCGTCTTGTTCGGCGGTCACTTTGGGAATTTCCAGGCCCACCATTTCCAGCTCGGCATCGCGCGGCCAGGGCGTATCGGTCAATAACAACAACCGTCCGGCGGCGCGACCAAACACTTGTGGGCTAAAAATCAACAGCGCCGCGGCGGCCACCAATAGCGGCACCACGGCGTAGGCTTTGCGGTGCAGCGGTTCGCGTCGCAGGACCCGCGAAGTATCCACCGAATCGGCAGCCGCCGCGACCTGCTGATGCACCTCTTGCAGCAGCGCCGGCGCGTGGGCATCGCCACTGCGGTGGGGATCGCCCAATTGCACCGCGGTGATCAAGCGACCGCCCAAATCGGGATTATGGCGTTCCAGCAGTAGGGCCAAACTATCGTCGGGCAACGAGCGATTTAAGCGGCCGACAAGCAAGCGACTGATCAGCACCAGCAGCACGCCGCCCACCGCGATTAATAGCAGCAGCCTTGCCGAGCGGGGCATTTCCGTGCCGCCCAATAACACCGGCACATAATCCAGCAGGATTCCGATCCAGAACCCCGCCAACAGCACGGCGACGATCGCCAGCAGCGAGTCCCACACGATGTACCGGCGAACGCGGGCGCGCAGTCCTGCCAGCAGCCCGCCTAGTCGCGGATCGAGGTACGGATGGGATTGCTGGTTTGCCATAACTTTACAAATACCGGAGTTTACTTTTTCTAAGCTAGTCGATGCAGGCGGCGGACGACCCATTCGAACGTCAAACAGGTCGCCAATAACCACATCAAACTAGCGTGCATCCGTCGTCCAAAATCGCGATCCGGTGTGCCCGGTAGGACGGTGGTTTGCGGTTGCGGTTGAATGTTTTCGACCAACACATCGGTCGCCGCCACGGAGACCGCGTCGGCCGCTCCCGCGGAACCGGCCGGAAGATCGATGGGCAGGAACACGCCGCCGGTCATCGCCGCCACGGCTTTTAAATCGTCGTCGTTGCGTCGCGGTCGTTCCAGCTCCAGCGTCGGTAGACGAAC from Roseimaritima ulvae includes these protein-coding regions:
- the sufU gene encoding Fe-S cluster assembly sulfur transfer protein SufU, whose protein sequence is MPSEQDIYEEHVLDHYEDPYHRGQCETATHAEEGNNPLCGDEIRVELNLDDDGKIREAWFEGKGCVISQASASMLMEKIEGMTLDELKEFSATEMLELFGPQLTPNRQKCCLLSWRVVQRAMHSPVDDDDDSVTFGGPSLGEES
- a CDS encoding polyketide synthase, giving the protein MANQQSHPYLDPRLGGLLAGLRARVRRYIVWDSLLAIVAVLLAGFWIGILLDYVPVLLGGTEMPRSARLLLLIAVGGVLLVLISRLLVGRLNRSLPDDSLALLLERHNPDLGGRLITAVQLGDPHRSGDAHAPALLQEVHQQVAAAADSVDTSRVLRREPLHRKAYAVVPLLVAAAALLIFSPQVFGRAAGRLLLLTDTPWPRDAELEMVGLEIPKVTAEQDDTGPVQKVEFHDGVARLAKGANATLRIRAAADDAVVPDVCTLYYKTEDGTRGQANMRRVGRVVDGFQDFVLDGPPLSGLAGDLSFSIRGLDARLDDFRIETVPPPSISRLKVITYYPGYLRTDPGSKLPDMTTDYQPGLRLREGSRVQLVGTASKPLADNLDVLVTSGETVVPVSDYELEADGKTFRFTIADVRQPISVVIVPIDREQISAQAPFRYFFGVVSDTPPEIEMRLQGIDLAVTAAARIPIEGTILDDYGVTAAEVSVVPVIEQVPQPTSQPVQIDRNGSFSTALDLRELTAAGRLTELLPGQAVNVFGEAADGYDLGGEHLSRSEVYRLEIVTADALLALLERRELALRARLEQTIDETRSLRDSLDLLRREGWTADVDSVAMQSAPEPDPANDDENDAADRQRQILRLRIQQAGLQASKTSEELSGLATSVDDLLAEMVNNRVDSVDRRKRLSEGVADPLRKVVDGSLDTLSQQITGMERRLDEPTVAREQTALAVQSADQVLLELTAVLEKMLDLESYNEILDLVRSLMEAQDGLIDDTETERNQRIRDLFK